In Methanoculleus sp. SDB, the DNA window AAGAATACCCCACCGCCCGTGTGCAGGGAAAAGACGTTCCCTTCGACCCGGAACAGTTGCGGAGGATCAGGGAGCATCCCTGTTACAGCGAGAAGGCCTGCCATGCGTTCGGCCGCTGCCACCTTCCCGTCGCACCGAAGTGCAACATCCAGTGCAATTACTGCGTTCGCGACTTTGACTGCGTCAATGAAAGCCGTCCCGGCGTGTGCAGCGAAGTGCTTACTCCCACCGAGGCGATCGAGCTTGTACGGCAGGTCATTCGCGAGTACCGTTTCGTGAAGGTCATCGGCATCGCCGGGCCCGGAGAGCCGCTTGCAAACGAGGAGACCTTCGAGACGCTCCGACTTCTCAAGCAGGAATTCCCATCGTTCATCAAATGCCTCAGCACGAACGGACTGGTGCTGCCCGAGAAGGTGGATCTGCTCCACGAGTACGACGTCGGTAATCTCACCGTCACCGTCAATGCCATCGATCCCGCCATCGCGGAGAAGGTCTACTCGTGGGTGGAGTGGAAAGGCGAGAAACTGTACGGGCGCGAAGGGGTTGAGATCCTCCTAAAGAACCAGATGGAGGGCATCAGAAAGGCGATTGGACACAAGATGCTCGTCAAGATCAATACCGTCTACATCCCGGGAATCAACGACCACCATATCACCGAGATCGCGCGGACGTTCGGCGAGATGGGTGCCTATACCTTCAACCTGATCCCCCTCATCCCCCAGTACAAATTCGCGGATATCACTCCCCCGTCCCCCGAGGAGAAGAAAGCCATGCAGGATCGGTGCGCGCCCTATATCCAGCAGATGCGGCATTGCCAGCGGTGCCGGGCGGACGCAATCGGCCTGCTCGGCAAAGACGTCCAGAGCTGCA includes these proteins:
- a CDS encoding nitrogenase molybdenum-iron cofactor biosynthesis protein, giving the protein MSAEEYPTARVQGKDVPFDPEQLRRIREHPCYSEKACHAFGRCHLPVAPKCNIQCNYCVRDFDCVNESRPGVCSEVLTPTEAIELVRQVIREYRFVKVIGIAGPGEPLANEETFETLRLLKQEFPSFIKCLSTNGLVLPEKVDLLHEYDVGNLTVTVNAIDPAIAEKVYSWVEWKGEKLYGREGVEILLKNQMEGIRKAIGHKMLVKINTVYIPGINDHHITEIARTFGEMGAYTFNLIPLIPQYKFADITPPSPEEKKAMQDRCAPYIQQMRHCQRCRADAIGLLGKDVQSCIYKRDFAKKEEKDE